In Mercurialis annua linkage group LG5, ddMerAnnu1.2, whole genome shotgun sequence, a single genomic region encodes these proteins:
- the LOC126683310 gene encoding uncharacterized protein LOC126683310, with the protein MSLLSKLRCITVDVTGTLLAYKGELGDYYCMAAKSAGQTCPDYKRVHEGFKVAYTEMAKKYPCFGQAAKMPNIVWWKVVVRDSFVKAGYEYDEETFEKIFRRIYAAFGSSAPYSVFPDAQPFLRWVRKKGLLVGIVSNAEYRYQDVILPALGLNQGSEWDFGVFSGLEGVEKPDPRMYKIALEKAGNIAPEEALHIGDSMRKDYLPAKSIGMQALLLDRFKTPDAEEWRKSGATVLPDLLSVQELLTSGTLT; encoded by the exons ATGTCTCTGTTGTCAAAATTACGCTGTATCACTGTGGATGTCACTGGTACGCTCTTAGCCTACAAAGGTGAGCTTGGTGACTACTACTGCATGGCAGCAAAATCTGCTGGACAGACATGCCCTGATTACAAACGTGTCCATGAGGGATTCAAAGTTGCATATACAGAAATGGCCAAAAAGTATCCATGTTTTGGACAAGCTGCTAAAATGCCTAACATTGTCTGGTGGAAAGTAGTTGTCAGAGATTCCTTTGTAAAG GCTGGATATGAATATGATGAAGAGACTTTCGAGAAGATCTTTAGGCGTATATATGCAGCATTTGGTTCATCTGCACCTTACAGTGTCTTTCCAGATGCCCAACCTTTCCTGAGATGGGTACGAAAGAAGGGTCTTCTAGTAGGGATTGTAAGCAACGCAGAATACCGATATCAAGATGTTATCCTTCCAGCCTTAGGTTTGAATCAG gGTTCAGAATGGGACTTTGGTGTGTTCTCTGGTCTTGAAGGTGTAGAGAAACCAGATCCAAGGATGTATAAGATTGCCCTTGAGAAAGCCGGAAATATTGCACCAGAAGAAGCATTGCACATCGGGGATAGCATGCGCAAAGACTACTTACCGGCGAAGAGTATAGGAATGCAGGCATTACTATTGGATAGGTTTAAGACTCCAGATGCTGAGGAATGGAGAAAATCTGGAGCAACTGTACTCCCTGATTTGCTGTCTGTACAAGAATTACTCACCTCAGGCACATTGACATAA